The region CGCTGCTCGGCGAAGTCGATGCCCTGCTGGAAAGCCTTGCGTCGGCTTGGGCGCAGATCGATGAAGCCGGCCAGGCCGCCGAGCCGAGGGCCGCTCTACAGGACAACTGAAATGCGCACTCCCTCCGCTCCCGCGTTTTCTCCGATCGTCTCGTGCTACGAGCGCATTCTTGCATTGTCGGCTCGCATGCTGGAAGCCGCCCATGCCTCGGACTGGGACGCCGTGGCCGCCTTGCAGCACGGCTATCTGGCGGAAGTCGAGCACCTGCGGCAACTGGACCACGACGCACCGTTCTCCGATGCAGAACGCATGCGGCGCTACCAGTTGCTGGACCGCATCCTGACCTACGATGCGCGTATCCGCGACCTGGCCATGCCGCGACTGAAACGGCTCGGCAACCTGCTCACCAGCTCGCGCCGCCAGATCGAGCTGTCGGCGGCGTACGGCGCCACGGCCTGACCCCATTCCGCCACCACTCGCGCCGCATAACCGACCATGACCGGCATCCTAGTGCCGCCAGGCCTGGCCGCCGGTCAGGCAGCAGACGCGCAAGCGCTGCGCCCCGCCCTGGCCATCGACAAGCTGGCCGCGCTGCTTCCGGTACCTGAGACCACCGAGTCCAGCGTCCGAAATTCGACCGGGCAGGCGGTACGCAACAGCCAGCATGCCGGACCCGCCGGTGCCGCGGGCCAGGGCGCCTTGGTGCCTGGCACGTCCACGCGCGAATCACTGAGCGTGGCCGCACGCGCCATCCTTGCCGTGATGGACGGCACCGAGAACGGACCGGTACAACGCGCATCGCCGCTGCTGGGCGCCGCACCGTCACCCGCATCCGTGCCGGCTGCCGCAGCGGCACTATCGAACGCCGTCAGCCAGAGCGGGCTGTTCTACGAGTCCCATCTGGCCCAGTGGTTCGCCGGCGCCCGTGCCTTGCCCGGCATCCTCCAGGAACCGCAGGCCGCTATCCCGCGCCCGCAGGGACCTTCTGCCACGCCCGGCCCGGCGCCTTCGGCCAGCGGCACGCCCGCGGCCGGGTTGCTGACATATGGGGGCGCGGCAACGACCGGCGAACCGCCAAGATTCGCGACACCGGCGTTGATTCCGGCTTCGCAGGTATTGGCCGAAGCCCTGGCATCGCCGCGCAACCCGCGCGTCGGCCACAGTCACGCGGCTGCCGAGCGCGCGGTGCGCGACGGCGCGGGCACGACCGCGGCCTACAGCCACGCAGCGGCCGGCGACTTGCCGATGCCGCGGCCTTCCGCGGCGTCGCTGGCTACGCAGGCTTACCAGACGACGGCCGATGCGGGCCGCGCCGCCGATATGCAGTCTGCCGCCCCGCGCGGCGCCGACCTGCCGGAGCAGGCGCAGGCAGACGCAGCGCGCCAGTCCACGCCGGCCGGTCCGGCTATCCACCCGGCCACCGAAGGCCTGGTACGCCAGCAGCTGGAACTCCTTGCCACGCAGCAGTTCCGCTTTGCCGGCGAGGCCTGGCCCGGGGTGCCGCTCGCATGGGACCTCCGGCGCAGCGACGCCGACGGCAGCGCCGATGCACACGATGGCGGCGCGCGCCCCTGGACGAGCCGCATGTTGCTGCAATTGCCCAGCCTCGGCGCCGTCGAGGCAGTGCTGACGCTGGGGCCCGCCGGCCTGGAAGCGCACGTAGCAACTCCCGACAGCAACATTGCCGCCCGCTTTATCGCGGCCCGACCACTGTTGCGCAGCCGGCTCGAAGCCCAAGGCATCGCGCTGCAGCGCCTTAACGTGCAGACCCGGGACACGCTGGAGACGGGCGCGCCGGACAGCAGCAGCAAGCCATGAGCGATACCGGCCACGACCGCGGCGCGGCGGTCGCGCTCTCGTACCAGCCCAGCGACAAGGCGCCTCGGATCGTCGCCAAGGGCTACGGCGTGGTGGCGGAGGCGATCATCGCCCGCGCCAAAGAGGCGGGCGTCTATGTGCACGACTCGCCCACGCTGGTCAACCTGCTGATGCAGGTTGACCTTGACAGCCAGATCCCGCCGCAGCTGTATGTGGCGGTGGCCGAGTTACTGGCGTGGCTGTACCAGCTGGAAGCCGGCACCATTGCCGAGCTGCCACGGCCATGACTGGCGCCCTTGCCCCGCGGCGGCGCGGCGCATCGTGCCCGCCGGGCCCGCCGTGCGCATCCCCACCGGAGAAATAGGCGCGATTTGGCCCTGTGTTCGGCCCGGCGTTGCGAAGATCCCTTTGTTACATTGACCCGGCCTTGCCTGGCAATGTACGGCGAGGCCACCTTTCGCCACCGGAGACCCGCCGCAATGCCTCGCCATATTCCTGCAGCCGCCGCGCCGCAACGTCTGCTAGACAAGGCTCGTGCCCAATTCCAGGCAGACGACTATGCGGGCGCCTTGAAAACCCTCGGCCAGGCCGAGCGCATCGGCGTGCGAACGGTCGACAAGCATTTCCTGAAGGCGGCGAGCCTGTACAAGCTGGACCGACACGATGAAGCGCTGGCCGCCGTGGAAACGGCCCTGGAGTCCCATCCGAAACACGCGCGGGTCCTTGCGCTGGCCGGGGCGATCGAAGTACAACGCGCGCGGTACCAGCGCGCGGCGGAACTGCTGAAACGCAGCCTGGACATCGATCCCAAGGGGCACGGCGTATGGCAGGAGTACGCGGCGGTGCTATACCGCCTGATGGACTATGAAGGGTCCCGCCTCGCCGGTCTCCAGGCGTTGCGCCTGGCACCCAATGACTCTGCGGCGCTCGGCAATTATGCGTCCGCGCTGCGCGAAACGGGCGAATCAGTCGAAGCAATCGCCTATTTCCGCAAGGCATGCGCGGTGGATCCCACCCACCGCCACAACCGCACCAACCTGCTGTTCGCGTGCCTCTACGACGACAAGACGGATGCCGCGCAGATCCTGCGCGAAACGCAGTCGTGGGCACAAACGCTGGCGGCCCTTGCGGCCGTGGCGCCGCCCTCCTGGCCGACGCGCCAGGGCCGCGTGCGCCTGGGGGTCTTCTCCAATGACCTGCGGCTTCACGCGTGCGCATACTTCCTGATCCCCCTGCTTGCCAACCTCGACCGCAACCGCTTCGAGGTGGTCCTGGTGTCGCTGAGCCCGGCGCTGGACCACATCACCGAGAAGATCCGCCAGTACGCCGACGAGTTCCTGGATGTGTCGCGCAAGCGCGAAGAAGAAGTCGTGACCATGGTGCGGGCAGCAGGGCTGGATGCCCTGGTCGACCTGGGCGGCTACGCCGGCGCGTCGCCGCTGACATACATGGTGCACCAGCTCGCCCCGGTACAGCTGACCTGGCTGGGCTATCCCGGCACGACCGGCATGCGGCAGATCGGCTACCGCATCACCGACGGCATTGGCGACCCGGCGGGCAGCGACAAGCACTACACCGAGACCCTGCTCCGCGCCAGCGTGTTTTGCGCATACCACCCGCTGGTCACCAATCCGCTCGGCATCTACGCGCGGCGTTACCGCGTGAACGACACGCCGGCGCTCGCCAACGGCTATATCACGTTCGGCGCATGCCATAGCATGGCAAAGCTGACGGCGCCGACGCTGCGGCTGTGGGCGGCGGTGCTGGCCGCCTGCCCGGGCAGCCGCTTGCTGATCGAGGCCAGCGGACTCGACCAGGACAGCCTGCGCGGGCGCACGCTGGCACGACTCCAGGCAAACGGCATCGATACCGCGCGTGTCGACCTGGTCGCCCGCAACAGTGCCAACCAGTACGTGACCTACCATCGCATCGACATCGCCCTGGATACCACACCG is a window of Cupriavidus taiwanensis LMG 19424 DNA encoding:
- a CDS encoding EscU/YscU/HrcU family type III secretion system export apparatus switch protein produces the protein MSDTGHDRGAAVALSYQPSDKAPRIVAKGYGVVAEAIIARAKEAGVYVHDSPTLVNLLMQVDLDSQIPPQLYVAVAELLAWLYQLEAGTIAELPRP
- a CDS encoding flagellar hook-length control protein FliK codes for the protein MTGILVPPGLAAGQAADAQALRPALAIDKLAALLPVPETTESSVRNSTGQAVRNSQHAGPAGAAGQGALVPGTSTRESLSVAARAILAVMDGTENGPVQRASPLLGAAPSPASVPAAAAALSNAVSQSGLFYESHLAQWFAGARALPGILQEPQAAIPRPQGPSATPGPAPSASGTPAAGLLTYGGAATTGEPPRFATPALIPASQVLAEALASPRNPRVGHSHAAAERAVRDGAGTTAAYSHAAAGDLPMPRPSAASLATQAYQTTADAGRAADMQSAAPRGADLPEQAQADAARQSTPAGPAIHPATEGLVRQQLELLATQQFRFAGEAWPGVPLAWDLRRSDADGSADAHDGGARPWTSRMLLQLPSLGAVEAVLTLGPAGLEAHVATPDSNIAARFIAARPLLRSRLEAQGIALQRLNVQTRDTLETGAPDSSSKP
- a CDS encoding flagellar protein FliT, translating into MRTPSAPAFSPIVSCYERILALSARMLEAAHASDWDAVAALQHGYLAEVEHLRQLDHDAPFSDAERMRRYQLLDRILTYDARIRDLAMPRLKRLGNLLTSSRRQIELSAAYGATA
- a CDS encoding O-linked N-acetylglucosamine transferase, SPINDLY family protein, with amino-acid sequence MPRGGAAHRARRARRAHPHRRNRRDLALCSARRCEDPFVTLTRPCLAMYGEATFRHRRPAAMPRHIPAAAAPQRLLDKARAQFQADDYAGALKTLGQAERIGVRTVDKHFLKAASLYKLDRHDEALAAVETALESHPKHARVLALAGAIEVQRARYQRAAELLKRSLDIDPKGHGVWQEYAAVLYRLMDYEGSRLAGLQALRLAPNDSAALGNYASALRETGESVEAIAYFRKACAVDPTHRHNRTNLLFACLYDDKTDAAQILRETQSWAQTLAALAAVAPPSWPTRQGRVRLGVFSNDLRLHACAYFLIPLLANLDRNRFEVVLVSLSPALDHITEKIRQYADEFLDVSRKREEEVVTMVRAAGLDALVDLGGYAGASPLTYMVHQLAPVQLTWLGYPGTTGMRQIGYRITDGIGDPAGSDKHYTETLLRASVFCAYHPLVTNPLGIYARRYRVNDTPALANGYITFGACHSMAKLTAPTLRLWAAVLAACPGSRLLIEASGLDQDSLRGRTLARLQANGIDTARVDLVARNSANQYVTYHRIDIALDTTPVTGGTTTCDTLWMGVPVVSLAGSMFHQRVSAPFLHATGLDDLICDTPQRYVEVASALAADVAQLNALRQSLRQRVESSAMCDAAGFARWFEAQLAELVGQRKAVPAAETPQAYGGVHFGGKWHSYQDIVMSVAAHLHRREYEPLRNLLENLTSSWYRHWLVAYALAVIEREGGDAAYAIELLIESIGMRPYALPLYRLLAHWLKQDGLDQGSLAQLLQDQFGLTLESLEASPVPTVFDVLGIAVQAATPVQVEVAAA